A stretch of Miscanthus floridulus cultivar M001 chromosome 13, ASM1932011v1, whole genome shotgun sequence DNA encodes these proteins:
- the LOC136502114 gene encoding uncharacterized protein, whose translation MAYVAAAVFAAVSLTALFAGGEACDNVPSMTWTAACKETNKWEQLCQQTLQTATDTAEVTVYALIAAKLAKSRYEETLAELDSMLGAGNLPGAERLAIDNCKENYSAALSKMAGVVDHMSACDFSLASKEYIDAEAGVRSCQDGLQPYQFLPLFAKVSADHDLTLVAYLLGAIIVGR comes from the coding sequence ATGGCCTACGTCGCTGCAGCAGTGTTCGCAGCAGTGTCTCTCACTGCTTTGTTCGCCGGCGGCGAGGCCTGCGACAATGTCCCGTCCATGACATGGACCGCGGCGTGCAAGGAGACGAACAAGTGGGAGCAGCTGTGCCAGCAGACGCTCCAGACCGCGACGGACACCGCCGAGGTGACCGTATACGCTCTCATCGCGGCGAAGCTGGCCAAGAGCAGGTACGAGGAAACCTTGGCGGAGCTGGACTCGATGCTGGGCGCTGGGAACCTCCCCGGTGCTGAGCGGTTGGCGATCGACAACTGCAAGGAGAACTACAGCGCGGCGCTGAGCAAGATGGCCGGCGTCGTGGACCACATGTCCGCCTGTGACTTCTCGCTCGCCAGCAAGGAGTACATCGACGCCGAGGCCGGCGTCCGTTCATGCCAGGATGGACTGCAGCCGTACCAGTTCTTGCCGCTGTTCGCCAAGGTCTCTGCCGATCATGATTTGACCTTGGTCGCGTATTTACTAGGCGCTATCATTGTTGGCAGGTAG